Proteins from one Brevibacillus humidisoli genomic window:
- the disA gene encoding DNA integrity scanning diadenylate cyclase DisA, translated as MQETLEKEASVSDVLRFVAPGTALREGLENVLRAKTGALIVVGFSPDMKSIVDGGFSINCEFTPANLYELAKMDGAIILSEDAKRILFANTQLAPASGIPSGETGTRHRTAERTAKQTSHLVIAISQRRNVITLYRGSFRYVLKDIGVILTKANQAMQTLEKYKAVLDQALTNLGALEFEELVTVYEIVSVMQRIEMVLRIKAEIIKYIHELGTEGRLISMQLEELVSNIEDEAYLLIRDYSRDKSVDPHHILAKMNQLSSEELLELEPFQQLLGFAAGTNPQEESVSPRGYRILHKIPRLPSTIVSNLVSHFLTLPRIMMATIEELDEVDGIGEVRARAIKDGLKRIQEQVFIDRHI; from the coding sequence ATGCAGGAAACGTTGGAAAAAGAGGCATCAGTAAGCGACGTACTTCGCTTTGTCGCACCTGGAACAGCCCTGCGTGAGGGATTGGAAAACGTGCTGCGGGCCAAAACCGGAGCGTTGATCGTGGTCGGTTTTAGTCCCGATATGAAATCGATTGTAGATGGCGGCTTTTCCATTAATTGTGAGTTTACTCCCGCTAATCTGTACGAATTAGCAAAGATGGATGGGGCGATCATATTAAGTGAAGACGCCAAGCGTATTTTGTTTGCCAATACGCAGTTGGCACCGGCCTCCGGCATCCCCTCCGGCGAAACAGGCACCCGCCACCGTACGGCAGAACGAACGGCGAAACAAACCAGTCATCTGGTGATTGCCATTTCGCAACGTCGCAATGTGATTACACTGTATCGGGGAAGCTTTCGCTATGTTCTTAAAGATATCGGTGTTATTTTGACCAAGGCAAACCAGGCGATGCAGACCCTGGAGAAATACAAAGCTGTTCTGGATCAAGCCCTGACCAATCTCGGGGCACTGGAGTTTGAAGAATTGGTAACCGTTTACGAGATTGTCTCTGTGATGCAGCGGATTGAGATGGTACTGCGCATCAAGGCGGAAATCATCAAGTACATTCACGAACTGGGCACCGAAGGTCGATTGATCAGCATGCAGTTGGAAGAACTGGTCTCCAACATTGAAGACGAGGCGTACCTGTTGATCCGTGACTACAGTCGGGACAAATCGGTTGACCCGCACCACATACTAGCTAAGATGAACCAATTATCATCAGAAGAGTTGTTGGAGTTGGAGCCGTTTCAGCAGCTTCTTGGCTTTGCCGCAGGCACCAACCCACAGGAAGAATCGGTATCACCCCGCGGGTACCGTATCCTTCACAAAATCCCCCGGCTGCCAAGCACAATCGTTTCCAATCTCGTCTCTCATTTCCTTACTCTTCCGCGCATTATGATGGCGACAATTGAGGAATTGGACGAAGTGGACGGCATTGGCGAAGTACGTGCCCGTGCCATCAAGGATGGTTTAAAAAGGATTCAAGAACAGGTGTTCATTGACAGGCATATATAA
- a CDS encoding ATP-dependent Clp protease ATP-binding subunit: protein MMFGRFTERAQKVLALALEEAVRLGHKDIGTEHVLLGLIREGEGIAAKALQSLGLGLDKIQNEVESLIGRGSEQPTAGNYTPNYTPRAKKVIELSMDEARKLGHTYVGTEHILLGLIREGEGIAARIMNNLGVSLNKARQQVLQLLGSSEMMSSHQPSGNNPAANTPTLDSLARDLTAIARDGGLDPVIGRQKEIERVIQVLSRRTKNNPVLIGEPGVGKTAIAEGLAQKIVNNEIPETLRDKRVMTLDMGTVVAGTKYRGEFEDRLKKIMDEIRQAGNIILFIDELHTLIGAGGAEGAIDASNILKPALARGELQCVGATTLDEYRKYIEKDAALERRFQPINVDEPSAEDAVKILHGLRDRYEAHHRVKITDEAIEQAVKLSDRYITDRYLPDKAIDLIDEAASKVRLQSFTVPPNLKELETRLEEVRKEKDAAVQSQEFEEAAALRDQEQKLREELEQTKKDWKERQGKLNMEVTPEDIAHVVANWTGIPVVKLKEEETERLLKMEEILHNRVIGQDEAVKSISRAVRRARAGLKDPKRPIGSFIFLGPTGVGKTELARAIAEALFGDEDAMIRIDMSEYMEKHSTARLVGAPPGYVGYDEGGQLTEKVRRKPYSVILLDEIEKAHPDVFNILLQVLDDGRLTDSKGRTVDFRNTVVIMTSNVGANMIRKNTSLGFTTGETEKKYQDMKDKVMDEMKRTFRPEFLNRIDELIVFHSLEQEHIEQIVSLMTEELRKRLREQEIDFRLSEEAKKLLAKEGFDPAYGARPLRRAIQRNIEDRLSEELLKGTIHKGDTVHIDVEDGQLTVKRLEHTTSKS, encoded by the coding sequence ATGATGTTTGGTCGTTTTACAGAACGCGCACAAAAAGTACTCGCACTTGCATTGGAAGAAGCCGTTCGACTGGGCCACAAGGACATTGGTACCGAGCACGTTCTGCTGGGATTGATTCGCGAAGGCGAAGGAATTGCAGCCAAAGCGCTGCAGTCGCTTGGCCTGGGCCTCGACAAGATTCAAAATGAGGTCGAATCGCTGATCGGGCGCGGATCCGAACAGCCGACAGCGGGCAACTACACCCCCAACTATACGCCACGTGCCAAAAAAGTAATCGAACTCTCGATGGACGAAGCCCGTAAGCTGGGTCATACCTACGTGGGGACGGAGCACATCCTGCTTGGCCTGATTCGCGAAGGTGAAGGGATTGCGGCCCGGATCATGAACAACTTGGGCGTGAGCTTGAACAAGGCCCGCCAGCAGGTGCTGCAGTTGCTGGGCAGCTCCGAGATGATGTCGTCTCACCAGCCTTCCGGCAACAATCCGGCCGCAAACACACCAACCTTGGATAGTCTGGCCCGTGACCTGACGGCAATCGCCCGTGATGGCGGACTGGATCCTGTGATCGGCCGACAAAAAGAGATTGAGCGTGTTATCCAAGTGTTAAGTCGCCGCACCAAGAACAACCCTGTCCTGATCGGGGAGCCGGGTGTCGGGAAAACGGCGATTGCAGAGGGCCTGGCCCAGAAAATCGTCAACAACGAAATCCCGGAGACCCTGCGTGACAAACGGGTGATGACGCTTGACATGGGTACCGTAGTGGCGGGAACCAAGTACCGGGGAGAATTCGAGGACCGACTCAAGAAGATCATGGACGAAATACGCCAAGCGGGCAACATCATTCTGTTTATTGATGAGCTGCACACCCTGATTGGCGCAGGTGGTGCGGAGGGGGCGATTGACGCCTCCAACATTCTCAAACCGGCCCTGGCACGCGGTGAACTGCAGTGCGTAGGCGCCACCACGCTGGACGAATACCGCAAGTACATTGAAAAGGATGCCGCGCTGGAGCGCCGCTTCCAACCGATCAACGTCGACGAACCTTCGGCGGAAGATGCGGTCAAGATCCTGCATGGCTTGCGCGACAGATATGAAGCTCACCATCGGGTGAAGATCACTGACGAGGCGATTGAGCAGGCGGTTAAGCTCTCTGACCGCTACATCACGGACCGGTACCTGCCGGACAAAGCGATCGACTTAATCGACGAGGCGGCATCCAAAGTACGCCTGCAGTCCTTTACCGTACCGCCAAATCTAAAGGAACTGGAAACACGGCTTGAGGAAGTTCGCAAAGAGAAGGATGCAGCCGTTCAGTCACAGGAGTTCGAAGAAGCAGCAGCACTCCGTGATCAAGAACAGAAACTGCGGGAAGAACTGGAGCAGACCAAGAAAGACTGGAAAGAACGGCAGGGCAAACTAAACATGGAAGTAACGCCCGAAGATATCGCCCACGTAGTCGCCAACTGGACTGGCATCCCAGTGGTTAAGCTGAAAGAAGAGGAAACAGAACGACTGCTCAAGATGGAGGAGATCCTGCATAACCGGGTGATCGGACAGGATGAAGCGGTCAAGTCGATCTCCCGTGCGGTTCGCAGGGCTCGTGCCGGCTTAAAAGATCCGAAGCGTCCGATCGGCTCGTTCATCTTCCTCGGACCGACCGGGGTCGGGAAAACCGAGTTGGCCCGCGCCATCGCTGAGGCATTGTTTGGTGATGAGGATGCGATGATTCGCATCGACATGTCCGAATACATGGAGAAGCACTCTACCGCTCGATTGGTCGGTGCCCCTCCAGGATACGTCGGTTACGATGAAGGCGGCCAGCTGACGGAAAAAGTGCGCCGCAAACCGTACTCCGTGATCCTGCTCGACGAGATTGAAAAGGCCCATCCCGATGTGTTTAACATTTTGCTGCAGGTACTCGATGACGGCCGTCTGACTGACTCCAAGGGTCGTACTGTCGATTTCCGCAACACCGTCGTGATCATGACCTCCAACGTGGGAGCCAACATGATTCGCAAAAACACTTCGCTGGGCTTCACCACCGGTGAGACCGAGAAGAAATACCAGGATATGAAAGACAAGGTCATGGACGAAATGAAACGCACGTTCCGTCCGGAATTCCTGAACCGGATCGACGAACTGATCGTCTTCCATTCGCTGGAGCAGGAGCACATCGAGCAGATCGTCTCCTTAATGACCGAAGAACTGCGGAAACGTCTGAGAGAACAAGAGATCGACTTTAGACTGTCAGAAGAGGCGAAGAAGCTGTTGGCCAAAGAAGGGTTCGATCCGGCTTATGGTGCAAGACCGCTTCGCCGTGCGATTCAACGAAACATTGAAGATCGTCTGTCCGAAGAACTGCTCAAAGGTACGATTCACAAAGGGGACACTGTCCATATCGACGTAGAAGACGGCCAACTCACCGTGAAACGACTGGAACACACTACTAGCAAATCGTAA
- the radA gene encoding DNA repair protein RadA, with protein sequence MSKYKTKYACQECGYETPKWMGKCPGCGSWNTMVEELVAKSAVRGGERHSLTKQTAQPITEVKSEEEPRFDTTMNELNRVLGGGLVPGSLILVGGDPGIGKSTLLLQTSFALAGQGYKVLYVSGEESAKQIKMRAERLAMQTPQMFVVSETDLTLIEEQIEQVDPAVVIVDSIQTVFHPAVTSAAGSVAQVRETTAHLMKIAKGKGIATFIVGHVTKEGAIAGPRMLEHMVDAVLYFEGERHNTFRILRAVKNRFGSTNEMGIFEMKERGLEEVSNPSEIFLAERPVGVAGSTVVASMEGTRPVLVELQALVSPTSFVTPRRMATGVDHQRVSMIMAVLEKRVGLMLQSQDAYINVAGGVRLDEPAVDLAIAVSVASSFRDKAANPHDVVIGEVGLTGEVRGVARIEQRIREAQKLGFKRTIIPEKNVRGLDVPAGLEIIGVSNIEEALREVLRG encoded by the coding sequence ATGTCAAAGTATAAAACGAAATACGCATGCCAAGAATGTGGCTATGAAACGCCCAAATGGATGGGAAAGTGTCCCGGATGCGGCTCGTGGAATACAATGGTAGAAGAGCTTGTTGCCAAGTCTGCCGTCCGCGGCGGGGAAAGACATTCCCTTACGAAACAGACTGCTCAGCCGATCACCGAAGTGAAAAGCGAAGAAGAGCCTCGATTTGATACAACCATGAATGAGCTAAACCGAGTCTTGGGTGGCGGACTCGTTCCCGGGTCGCTGATCCTCGTGGGAGGTGACCCGGGAATCGGCAAGTCAACCCTGCTGCTCCAAACCTCGTTTGCCTTGGCTGGTCAGGGGTACAAGGTCTTGTACGTTTCAGGAGAAGAGTCGGCCAAACAAATCAAGATGCGCGCGGAGCGTTTGGCCATGCAGACACCCCAGATGTTTGTCGTATCTGAGACTGACCTCACGCTGATAGAAGAGCAGATTGAACAGGTAGACCCGGCGGTGGTGATAGTTGATTCCATACAGACAGTATTCCATCCTGCTGTGACTTCTGCAGCTGGAAGTGTCGCACAGGTGCGGGAGACGACCGCGCACCTGATGAAGATTGCCAAAGGAAAAGGGATCGCTACGTTTATCGTCGGCCACGTTACCAAAGAAGGGGCGATCGCCGGACCACGCATGTTGGAACATATGGTTGATGCCGTCTTATACTTTGAGGGAGAGCGCCACAATACCTTTCGCATCCTGCGAGCTGTAAAAAATAGGTTTGGCTCGACAAACGAGATGGGTATCTTTGAAATGAAAGAGCGCGGGTTGGAGGAAGTATCCAACCCTTCTGAAATTTTCCTCGCAGAGCGACCGGTTGGCGTGGCCGGATCTACGGTTGTAGCCAGCATGGAAGGGACAAGGCCGGTACTTGTCGAGCTGCAGGCGCTGGTATCGCCAACCAGCTTCGTCACGCCACGACGGATGGCCACGGGAGTGGACCACCAGCGGGTCTCCATGATCATGGCTGTGCTGGAGAAGCGGGTTGGACTGATGCTGCAGAGCCAGGACGCCTACATCAATGTAGCGGGAGGCGTACGTCTCGACGAACCGGCAGTAGACTTGGCGATTGCTGTCAGTGTAGCCAGCAGCTTTCGCGACAAAGCTGCAAATCCTCACGATGTTGTGATCGGAGAGGTAGGATTGACCGGGGAAGTACGAGGTGTTGCGCGGATTGAGCAGCGAATCCGGGAAGCGCAAAAATTGGGATTTAAAAGAACGATCATACCGGAAAAAAATGTTCGCGGCTTGGATGTCCCAGCGGGATTGGAGATTATCGGGGTGAGCAATATTGAAGAGGCTCTGCGTGAAGTATTAAGGGGGTAA
- the ispF gene encoding 2-C-methyl-D-erythritol 2,4-cyclodiphosphate synthase → MRIGQGFDVHQLVAGRPLIVGGVTIPYEKGLLGHSDADVLLHAITDALLGAIGEGDIGRHFPDTDAAYKDADSVQLMADVWAMVKERGYQLANLDATIIAQAPKMAPYIAEMRKVIANTLETDDLSKVNIKATTTEKLGFTGRGEGIAAQAVCLLVKV, encoded by the coding sequence GTGCGGATTGGACAAGGGTTCGATGTACATCAGTTGGTGGCAGGACGGCCGCTTATCGTCGGCGGTGTAACCATTCCCTACGAGAAAGGGCTGTTGGGACACTCGGACGCGGATGTGCTCTTGCATGCGATTACGGACGCACTGCTGGGAGCGATTGGAGAAGGGGATATTGGACGCCATTTTCCTGACACGGACGCTGCTTACAAGGATGCCGACAGCGTACAGTTGATGGCCGATGTCTGGGCAATGGTCAAAGAACGGGGCTATCAATTGGCTAATCTGGATGCCACAATTATTGCCCAGGCACCCAAAATGGCTCCATACATCGCAGAGATGAGGAAAGTGATTGCCAATACACTGGAGACAGATGACCTGTCAAAGGTAAACATCAAGGCCACGACGACCGAAAAACTTGGATTTACCGGACGCGGCGAAGGGATTGCCGCTCAGGCTGTCTGCTTGCTTGTCAAGGTGTAG
- a CDS encoding protein arginine kinase has protein sequence MSVQQFMQNPWSNWMKGEGPDADIVISTRIRIARNLRHQPFPLLATDSQAEEVVHQVANASRSKAMSKAGPFELIMMDKLQPLEKRVLVEKHLISPNLAEESRKGGVLLSDDESISIMVNEEDHIRIQVLMPGFQLKEAWDIGSRIDDIFEKHVNYAFDETRGYLTSCPTNVGTGIRASVMLHLPALVMTQQISRILQAINQVGLVVRGIYGEGSEALGNLFQLSNQVTLGMSESDILSNLYSVAKQIVDQERVARRYLQENSSLALEDRICRSYGILLHARTVESKEAAQRLSDVRLGIDLGLIKNVTTFTINELLVMTQPGFLQRHAGQKLTPEQRDERRARLIRERLAAHSA, from the coding sequence ATGTCTGTGCAACAATTTATGCAGAATCCGTGGAGCAACTGGATGAAGGGAGAGGGACCCGATGCGGACATCGTCATCAGTACCCGCATCCGTATCGCCCGCAACCTTCGTCATCAGCCATTTCCGCTGCTGGCTACCGACTCACAGGCAGAAGAGGTGGTTCATCAGGTAGCCAACGCCAGCCGATCAAAGGCGATGAGCAAAGCAGGGCCGTTTGAACTGATCATGATGGATAAACTGCAGCCGTTGGAGAAGCGAGTCCTGGTGGAGAAGCATTTGATTAGCCCCAATCTTGCCGAGGAATCCCGCAAAGGAGGGGTTCTGCTAAGCGACGATGAATCGATTAGCATCATGGTCAACGAAGAAGATCATATTCGAATCCAGGTGCTGATGCCCGGCTTTCAGCTAAAAGAAGCGTGGGATATCGGCAGCCGGATTGACGATATTTTTGAAAAGCATGTGAACTACGCTTTTGATGAAACACGCGGCTATTTGACGAGTTGTCCGACGAACGTCGGCACGGGTATTCGCGCCTCAGTGATGCTGCATCTGCCCGCGTTGGTGATGACCCAACAGATCAGTCGTATTCTGCAGGCGATCAACCAGGTGGGGCTGGTGGTAAGAGGGATCTACGGCGAAGGCAGCGAAGCGTTGGGCAACCTGTTCCAACTGTCCAACCAGGTGACGCTTGGGATGTCGGAGAGCGACATCTTGTCCAACCTCTATAGTGTGGCTAAACAGATTGTCGATCAAGAACGGGTGGCAAGGCGCTATCTGCAGGAAAACTCCTCGCTCGCCCTGGAAGACCGCATCTGCCGATCTTATGGCATTTTGCTTCATGCCCGTACAGTTGAGTCCAAAGAGGCGGCACAGCGGCTGTCTGACGTTCGTCTCGGCATCGACCTTGGTTTGATCAAAAACGTTACAACCTTTACCATCAACGAACTACTCGTTATGACGCAACCTGGCTTTCTGCAGCGACACGCCGGACAGAAGCTCACTCCCGAACAACGGGACGAACGACGGGCTCGATTGATTCGCGAACGTCTGGCAGCCCATTCTGCTTAA
- the ispD gene encoding 2-C-methyl-D-erythritol 4-phosphate cytidylyltransferase: MNTGVVIVAAGSGKRMGMGRNKLWLTIDGKSILAHTVERFATHSQVGEVVLVVSEKDQSDVVAWLSRLPYRKQVSLALGGAERQDSVRAGLAALSERCTHVLVHDAARPFVTNQQISEIIARVQKDEAVVMAVPVKDTIKIVGRSGIVEATPARESLWAVQTPQAFRLSLLREAHQRALREQKHATDCATLVEWMGYPVKILSGSYENIKITTPDDIWFGEEIMRRRRERE; encoded by the coding sequence TTGAATACGGGTGTGGTAATTGTCGCCGCAGGCTCCGGAAAGCGGATGGGAATGGGGCGCAACAAGCTGTGGCTCACCATCGATGGAAAGTCGATCTTGGCCCACACAGTGGAGCGGTTTGCCACTCATTCGCAAGTAGGGGAAGTCGTGCTCGTTGTCAGTGAGAAGGATCAATCCGATGTGGTGGCCTGGCTGTCCAGATTGCCGTATCGAAAGCAGGTCTCACTGGCACTGGGAGGAGCGGAGCGGCAGGACAGTGTGCGAGCGGGATTGGCTGCACTTTCGGAGAGGTGTACCCATGTCCTCGTTCACGACGCAGCGAGACCTTTTGTGACGAACCAACAGATTTCGGAAATTATCGCCAGAGTACAAAAAGACGAAGCGGTTGTCATGGCAGTTCCCGTCAAGGATACGATCAAAATCGTTGGTCGTTCAGGCATCGTGGAAGCTACGCCGGCGCGTGAGAGCTTGTGGGCGGTTCAAACCCCACAAGCTTTTCGTCTTTCCCTGCTGCGGGAGGCCCACCAGCGTGCGCTGCGCGAGCAAAAGCACGCAACCGATTGCGCAACGTTGGTGGAGTGGATGGGATATCCCGTAAAGATCTTGTCAGGCAGTTATGAAAATATCAAGATTACAACACCGGATGACATCTGGTTTGGAGAAGAGATCATGCGCAGACGAAGGGAGCGGGAGTAG
- a CDS encoding DUF1573 domain-containing protein — protein MSKIALDEFQDQVSQLLIRHRSVLDVISKTQETAARVNRALTKAITECGCIEVIAKKQPYDTNKTLQENSANLDSHLSGRLCDHCQDVITAELGKNLFYLTALCNITDIKLSSVLKSEAQRLNTLGVFNLS, from the coding sequence TTGAGTAAGATTGCTCTTGATGAGTTTCAAGATCAAGTGTCCCAGCTGCTGATCCGTCATCGCAGCGTTCTCGACGTCATATCCAAAACACAGGAAACGGCGGCGCGCGTTAACCGAGCCCTGACTAAAGCCATCACCGAATGCGGCTGCATAGAAGTGATCGCCAAGAAGCAGCCCTACGACACAAACAAAACCTTGCAGGAAAACTCGGCTAACCTGGATTCCCATCTATCCGGCCGCCTGTGTGATCACTGTCAGGACGTGATCACTGCCGAACTGGGAAAGAACCTGTTTTACCTGACTGCTCTGTGCAACATCACCGATATCAAGCTGTCCTCCGTATTGAAAAGCGAAGCACAGCGGCTCAACACATTGGGCGTATTTAATCTCTCTTAA
- the pssA gene encoding CDP-diacylglycerol--serine O-phosphatidyltransferase produces MFVKALPNMLTIGNLFLGIVAIILAFQGDAYVDYAAITVIVGMLLDGLDGRVARMLNAQSDFGKELDSLSDVITFGVAPAFIMYVVALQQLDLLGILITAIFPICGALRLARFNVQSGVPGYFVGLPITAAGGVLATLALYNEVFTIGPLAVGMLLLAFLMISRVKYPNFKKVGIPKAAYWITPIIVAIVILFAVKYPDQFPKIVFLPLALYALYGIKKNVDFFLKKRNKQDVGEEKSVPFE; encoded by the coding sequence ATGTTCGTGAAAGCATTGCCGAACATGTTAACGATAGGCAATCTGTTTCTGGGGATTGTTGCGATCATCCTCGCATTTCAGGGTGATGCTTACGTCGATTACGCTGCGATCACCGTCATTGTTGGCATGCTGCTGGACGGGCTCGATGGGCGCGTGGCTAGGATGTTGAATGCACAGAGCGACTTCGGCAAGGAGCTGGACTCTCTCTCAGATGTGATTACATTTGGTGTAGCGCCTGCCTTCATCATGTATGTAGTGGCGCTGCAGCAGTTGGATCTGCTCGGTATCTTGATTACGGCGATCTTCCCGATTTGTGGAGCGCTACGCCTGGCTCGTTTCAACGTTCAGTCTGGAGTGCCCGGATATTTTGTGGGCCTGCCGATCACAGCTGCCGGCGGTGTACTGGCGACACTGGCATTATACAACGAAGTGTTTACGATTGGGCCGCTGGCCGTTGGGATGCTGCTCTTGGCATTTCTGATGATTTCCCGTGTGAAATACCCCAACTTTAAAAAAGTAGGGATTCCCAAAGCGGCTTACTGGATTACGCCAATCATCGTCGCGATTGTGATTTTGTTTGCGGTGAAGTATCCGGATCAATTTCCGAAAATCGTCTTCTTGCCGCTGGCTCTGTACGCCTTGTACGGAATAAAAAAAAACGTTGACTTTTTCCTGAAGAAACGAAACAAGCAAGACGTGGGCGAGGAAAAATCAGTTCCGTTTGAATAG
- a CDS encoding PIN/TRAM domain-containing protein, with protein sequence MLKRVFTVLFVIIGGVLGYHFGPDFFQLLNKLLNFGDFSGQGYIGAVIGGVLFYLLANWLVDYIVNTIHWGEDMLVKLPITDVMFGAMGLIIGLIVAFLLFLPINSIPIPVVGDFLPLVVSGLLGYLGFQVGFRKRDEIMSVFSIGRKEKGKKESGGVTSNVEHKILDTSVIIDGRIADICRTGFIEGALVIPGFVLEELQHIADSSDILKRNRGRRGLDILNKIQKELKVKVQIYEGDFEDVQEVDSKLIKLAKVLNGKVVTNDFNLNKVCELQGVPVLNINDLANAVKPVVLPGEELKVQVIKDGKEYGQGVAYLDDGTMIVVEGGREYIGLDVEVLVTSVLQTSAGRMIFAKPKLLEKAL encoded by the coding sequence TTGTTAAAGCGGGTTTTTACAGTTCTGTTTGTGATTATCGGGGGAGTGTTGGGGTATCACTTCGGACCCGACTTTTTCCAACTGCTCAATAAGCTGTTAAACTTTGGGGATTTCTCAGGACAAGGTTATATAGGTGCCGTGATTGGCGGTGTGCTGTTTTACCTTTTGGCAAACTGGCTGGTTGATTACATCGTCAACACGATTCACTGGGGAGAGGATATGCTTGTCAAGCTGCCGATAACAGATGTCATGTTCGGCGCGATGGGGTTGATTATTGGTCTTATCGTTGCATTTTTATTATTCCTGCCCATCAACAGCATACCGATTCCTGTGGTCGGCGACTTCCTGCCGCTGGTGGTCTCAGGACTGCTCGGCTACCTCGGCTTCCAGGTGGGGTTCCGCAAACGGGATGAGATTATGAGCGTCTTCTCGATCGGGCGCAAGGAAAAGGGCAAAAAAGAGAGTGGAGGAGTTACTTCCAACGTTGAACATAAAATTCTCGATACGAGCGTGATTATCGACGGACGGATTGCTGACATCTGCCGTACAGGCTTTATCGAGGGTGCACTGGTGATTCCCGGATTCGTCTTGGAAGAATTGCAGCATATCGCGGACTCGTCTGATATACTGAAAAGGAATCGCGGGCGCCGCGGCCTGGATATCTTGAACAAGATTCAAAAAGAACTGAAGGTCAAGGTGCAGATTTACGAAGGCGATTTTGAGGACGTACAGGAAGTGGACAGCAAGCTGATCAAGCTGGCCAAAGTACTAAACGGAAAAGTGGTCACCAATGACTTCAACCTAAACAAGGTATGTGAACTGCAAGGCGTACCCGTCCTGAATATCAACGATTTGGCCAACGCGGTAAAGCCGGTTGTGCTGCCGGGAGAAGAACTGAAGGTGCAGGTCATCAAGGATGGAAAAGAGTACGGGCAAGGGGTAGCCTATCTGGATGACGGCACGATGATCGTCGTTGAGGGAGGCCGTGAGTACATCGGTCTCGATGTAGAGGTATTGGTAACCAGTGTCCTACAGACCTCGGCCGGTCGGATGATTTTTGCCAAGCCGAAGCTGCTAGAAAAAGCGCTGTAA